One Pseudomonas sp. HOU2 genomic window carries:
- the proB gene encoding glutamate 5-kinase encodes MRSKVTGAQRWVVKIGSALLTADGKGLDRAAMSVWVEQMVALHEAGVELVLVSSGAVAAGMSRLGWTARPSAMHELQAAAAIGQMGLVQAWESSFAEHGRHTAQILLTHDDLSDRKRYLNARSTLRALVELKVIPVINENDTVVTDEIRFGDNDTLAALVANLVEADLLVILTDRDGMFDADPRNNPDAQLIYEARADDPTLDAVAGGTGGALGRGGMQTKLRAARLAARSGAHTIIVGGRLERVLDRLKAGERIGTLLSPERGMLAARKQWLAGHLQTRGTLVLDEGAVSALSQGNKSLLPVGVKLVQGSFRRGEMVVCVAPDGREIARGLANYSALEAQKIIGQSSDAIVGVLGYMAEPELVHRDNLILV; translated from the coding sequence ATGCGGAGCAAGGTGACAGGTGCGCAGCGTTGGGTCGTGAAGATCGGCAGCGCTTTGCTGACGGCTGATGGCAAAGGGCTGGATCGTGCGGCAATGAGTGTCTGGGTCGAGCAGATGGTCGCCCTGCATGAGGCGGGTGTCGAGTTGGTGCTGGTGTCCTCCGGGGCAGTGGCTGCCGGCATGAGCCGCCTGGGCTGGACCGCACGACCCAGTGCGATGCACGAGCTCCAGGCCGCAGCTGCAATCGGCCAGATGGGGCTGGTGCAGGCTTGGGAATCGAGCTTTGCCGAGCATGGTCGGCACACCGCGCAGATTCTCCTGACTCACGATGACCTGTCCGATCGCAAGCGCTACCTCAATGCCCGCAGCACTCTGCGCGCGTTGGTCGAGCTGAAAGTCATCCCGGTGATCAACGAAAACGACACCGTGGTCACCGACGAGATTCGTTTCGGCGACAACGACACGCTGGCGGCGCTGGTGGCCAACCTGGTCGAGGCCGATCTGCTGGTGATCCTCACCGATCGCGACGGTATGTTCGACGCCGATCCGCGAAACAACCCTGATGCACAGCTGATTTACGAAGCGCGCGCCGATGATCCGACGCTTGATGCGGTGGCGGGCGGTACTGGTGGCGCGCTGGGGCGTGGCGGCATGCAGACCAAGTTGCGAGCGGCGCGTCTGGCGGCGCGTTCCGGGGCGCATACGATCATCGTCGGTGGGCGTCTGGAGCGAGTGCTCGATCGCCTGAAGGCTGGCGAGCGCATCGGTACGCTGCTGTCGCCTGAGCGCGGCATGCTCGCGGCGCGCAAGCAGTGGCTGGCCGGGCATCTGCAAACTCGCGGCACGCTGGTGCTGGACGAAGGTGCGGTGTCGGCATTGTCGCAAGGTAACAAGAGTCTGTTGCCGGTCGGCGTGAAACTGGTCCAGGGCAGCTTTCGGCGTGGCGAGATGGTGGTTTGTGTGGCGCCGGACGGTCGCGAGATTGCCCGTGGTCTGGCCAACTACAGTGCGCTTGAAGCGCAAAAAATCATTGGTCAGTCGTCGGATGCAATTGTCGGCGTGCTGGGCTACATGGCTGAGCCGGAACTGGTTCACCGTGACAACCTGATTCTGGTCTAA
- the cgtA gene encoding Obg family GTPase CgtA has product MKFVDEVSIRVKAGDGGNGCMSFRREKFIENGGPNGGDGGDGGSIYMMADENLNTLVDYRYTRHFDAERGSNGGSTDCTGKKGEDLILRVPVGTTVIDSATQEVIGDLTKAGQKLMVVQGGWHGLGNTRFKSSTNRAPRQTTPGKPGEQRDLKLEMKVLADVGLLGLPNAGKSTFIRSVSAAKPKVADYPFTTLVPNLGVVSVDRWKSFVIADIPGLIEGASDGAGLGIRFLKHLARTRLLLHLVDMAPLDGTSAPDAAEVIVNELVKFSPSLAERDRWLVLNKCDQILEEEHEERVKEIVDRLQWEGPVYVISAIAKEGTERLTRDIMRYLEDRADRLANDPAYKEELADLDQRIEDEARAQLQALDDKRALRRSGVKSVHDIGDDDWDEEDVDDEDGPEIIYVRD; this is encoded by the coding sequence ATGAAGTTTGTAGACGAAGTATCGATCCGCGTAAAAGCTGGCGACGGCGGCAATGGCTGCATGAGTTTCCGTCGGGAAAAATTCATTGAAAACGGCGGCCCGAACGGCGGTGATGGCGGTGACGGCGGTTCCATCTACATGATGGCCGACGAGAACCTCAACACCCTGGTCGACTACCGTTACACCCGGCACTTCGATGCCGAGCGTGGCTCCAACGGCGGCAGCACCGATTGCACCGGCAAGAAGGGTGAAGACCTGATCCTGCGCGTGCCAGTCGGTACCACCGTAATCGACTCGGCTACCCAGGAAGTGATTGGCGACCTGACCAAGGCCGGCCAGAAACTGATGGTGGTGCAGGGTGGTTGGCACGGTCTGGGCAACACTCGTTTCAAATCCAGTACCAACCGTGCGCCACGCCAGACCACGCCGGGCAAGCCGGGTGAGCAGCGTGACCTGAAACTGGAAATGAAAGTGCTGGCTGACGTCGGTCTGCTGGGCTTGCCGAACGCCGGTAAAAGTACCTTTATCCGTTCGGTATCGGCGGCCAAGCCGAAAGTTGCCGACTACCCGTTCACCACGCTGGTGCCGAACCTGGGTGTGGTCAGCGTTGACCGCTGGAAAAGCTTCGTCATCGCCGACATTCCCGGTCTGATCGAAGGCGCTTCCGACGGTGCCGGCCTGGGCATTCGCTTCCTCAAGCACTTGGCGCGTACGCGTCTGTTGCTGCACCTCGTCGACATGGCGCCGCTGGATGGCACCAGTGCACCGGACGCAGCTGAAGTGATCGTCAACGAGCTGGTCAAATTCAGCCCGTCGCTGGCCGAGCGTGATCGCTGGCTGGTACTGAACAAGTGCGACCAGATCCTTGAAGAAGAGCACGAAGAGCGCGTCAAGGAAATCGTCGATCGCCTGCAGTGGGAAGGCCCGGTCTACGTGATCTCGGCCATCGCCAAAGAAGGTACCGAGCGTCTGACGCGCGACATCATGCGTTATCTGGAAGATCGTGCCGATCGCCTGGCTAATGACCCGGCGTACAAGGAAGAACTGGCCGATCTCGATCAGCGCATCGAAGACGAAGCCCGTGCCCAGTTGCAGGCGCTGGATGACAAGCGAGCCCTGCGTCGCAGCGGCGTGAAGTCGGTCCACGACATCGGCGACGATGACTGGGACGAAGAAGATGTGGATGATGAAGACGGTCCGGAAATCATTTACGTGCGTGACTGA
- the rpmA gene encoding 50S ribosomal protein L27, with protein MAHKKAGGSTRNGRDSEAKRLGVKMYGGQVIKAGNIIVRQRGTQFHAGYGVGMGKDHTLFAKIEGVIKFEVKGAFGRRYVSVVAA; from the coding sequence ATGGCACACAAAAAAGCTGGTGGTAGTACCCGTAACGGTCGCGACTCAGAAGCCAAACGCCTTGGCGTGAAGATGTATGGCGGCCAGGTCATCAAGGCCGGCAACATCATCGTGCGTCAGCGCGGCACCCAATTCCACGCTGGCTACGGCGTTGGCATGGGTAAAGATCACACCCTCTTCGCGAAAATCGAAGGCGTGATCAAGTTTGAAGTAAAAGGCGCCTTCGGTCGTCGTTACGTGAGCGTTGTCGCGGCTTAA
- the rplU gene encoding 50S ribosomal protein L21 — MYAVIVTGGKQYKVAEGEYLKIEKLEVATGESVTFDRVLLVANGDDVNIGAPVVAGATVKAEVISQGRHDKVRIIKFRRRKHHMKRMGHRQWFTEIKITGIQA, encoded by the coding sequence ATGTACGCAGTAATCGTTACCGGCGGTAAGCAATACAAGGTCGCTGAAGGTGAATACCTGAAGATCGAAAAACTGGAAGTCGCTACTGGCGAATCCGTGACTTTTGACCGCGTTCTGCTGGTCGCCAATGGCGACGACGTGAACATCGGCGCACCTGTTGTTGCTGGCGCAACCGTCAAGGCTGAAGTGATCTCCCAAGGTCGTCACGATAAAGTCCGCATCATCAAGTTCCGTCGCCGTAAGCACCACATGAAGCGTATGGGCCACCGCCAGTGGTTCACCGAGATCAAAATCACCGGTATTCAGGCTTAA
- a CDS encoding polyprenyl synthetase family protein, with amino-acid sequence MQPQAFYRAVADDFSAVDGIIKKQLTSRVPLVSKIGDYITSAGGKRLRPLLVLLCGKALGREGDDLRLLAATIEFLHTATLLHDDVVDMSGMRRGRSTANAMWGNAPSVLVGDFLYSRSFEMMVELGSMPVMKILSQATRIIAEGEVLQLSKVRDASTTEETYMEVIRGKTAMLFEASTHSAAALAGATAEQSEALRTFGDHLGVAFQLVDDLLDYKGDAETLGKNVGDDLAEGKPTLPLIYTMREGTPEQAALVRQAIQKGGIEDLESIRIAVEASGSLEYTAQLARDYVARAIKCLDALPASEYRDALVELSEFAVARTH; translated from the coding sequence ATGCAACCCCAAGCTTTCTACCGCGCGGTGGCGGACGATTTTAGCGCCGTCGACGGCATCATCAAGAAGCAGCTGACTTCCCGAGTGCCGCTGGTATCGAAAATCGGCGATTACATCACCTCGGCCGGCGGTAAACGCCTGCGTCCTTTATTGGTGCTGCTGTGTGGCAAGGCGCTGGGCCGCGAAGGCGATGACCTGCGTCTGCTGGCCGCCACCATCGAATTCCTGCACACCGCGACCCTGCTGCATGACGACGTGGTCGACATGTCCGGCATGCGCCGTGGCCGCTCGACCGCCAACGCCATGTGGGGCAACGCCCCAAGCGTACTTGTCGGCGACTTCCTGTACTCGCGCTCGTTCGAAATGATGGTCGAGCTGGGTTCGATGCCGGTGATGAAGATCCTGTCCCAGGCCACGCGCATCATCGCCGAAGGCGAAGTGTTGCAGCTGTCCAAGGTACGCGACGCCAGCACCACCGAAGAAACCTACATGGAAGTCATCCGCGGCAAGACCGCGATGCTCTTCGAAGCTTCGACCCACAGCGCTGCCGCACTGGCCGGTGCCACCGCCGAGCAGAGCGAAGCCCTGCGCACCTTCGGTGATCACCTGGGCGTGGCGTTCCAACTGGTCGACGACCTGCTGGACTACAAGGGCGACGCCGAGACCCTGGGCAAGAACGTCGGTGACGATCTGGCCGAAGGCAAGCCGACCCTGCCGCTGATCTACACCATGCGTGAAGGCACGCCGGAGCAGGCTGCTCTGGTGCGCCAGGCGATCCAGAAAGGCGGGATCGAAGACCTCGAAAGCATTCGCATCGCCGTGGAAGCCTCGGGTTCGCTGGAGTACACCGCACAACTGGCCCGCGACTACGTGGCCCGTGCGATCAAGTGCCTCGACGCGCTGCCGGCCAGCGAATACCGCGATGCACTGGTAGAACTGAGCGAGTTTGCGGTCGCCCGCACGCACTGA
- a CDS encoding zinc ribbon domain-containing protein YjdM codes for MSTLPPCPKCNSEYTYEDGAQLICPECAHEWSASGEAEVASDDAVKKDSVGNVLQDGDTITVIKDLKVKGTSLVVKVGTKVKNIRLCDGDHDIDCKIDGIGPMKLKSEFVRKV; via the coding sequence GTGAGCACGTTGCCACCCTGCCCGAAATGCAATTCCGAATACACCTACGAAGACGGTGCCCAACTGATCTGCCCAGAGTGCGCCCACGAGTGGTCGGCCAGCGGCGAAGCCGAAGTGGCATCCGATGATGCCGTGAAGAAAGATTCGGTCGGCAACGTGCTGCAGGACGGCGACACCATCACCGTGATCAAGGACCTGAAGGTCAAGGGCACCTCGCTGGTGGTCAAGGTCGGCACCAAGGTCAAGAACATCCGCCTGTGCGATGGCGACCATGACATCGACTGTAAGATCGATGGCATCGGCCCGATGAAACTCAAGTCCGAGTTCGTCAGAAAGGTCTGA
- a CDS encoding FKBP-type peptidyl-prolyl cis-trans isomerase: MSEVNLSTDETRVSYGIGRQLGDQLRDNPPPGVSLDAILAGLTDAFAGKESRVGQEEMSASFKVIREIMQAEAAAKAEAAAGEGRAFLAENAKKEGITTLASGLQFEVLTQGEGAKPSREDTVRTHYHGMLIDGTVFDSSYDRGQPAEFPVGGVIAGWTEALQLMNAGSKWRLYVPSELAYGAQGVGSIPPHSVLVFDVELLDVL; encoded by the coding sequence ATGTCCGAAGTAAATCTGTCCACCGACGAAACCCGCGTCAGCTACGGTATTGGCCGTCAGCTGGGTGACCAGCTGCGCGACAACCCGCCACCGGGTGTCAGCCTGGACGCGATCCTGGCCGGTCTGACCGACGCTTTCGCCGGTAAGGAAAGCCGTGTTGGCCAGGAAGAAATGTCCGCCAGCTTCAAGGTTATCCGCGAAATCATGCAAGCCGAAGCCGCTGCCAAGGCTGAAGCTGCTGCCGGCGAAGGCCGTGCGTTCCTGGCTGAAAACGCCAAGAAAGAAGGCATCACCACCCTGGCTTCCGGTCTGCAATTCGAAGTGCTGACCCAGGGCGAAGGCGCCAAGCCATCCCGTGAAGACACCGTGCGTACTCACTACCACGGCATGCTGATCGACGGCACTGTGTTCGACAGCTCCTACGATCGTGGCCAGCCAGCGGAATTCCCGGTGGGCGGCGTGATCGCCGGCTGGACCGAAGCCCTGCAACTGATGAATGCCGGCAGCAAATGGCGCCTGTACGTGCCGAGCGAACTGGCTTACGGCGCTCAAGGCGTTGGCAGCATCCCGCCGCACAGCGTTCTGGTATTCGACGTCGAGCTGCTGGACGTTCTGTAA